In Candidatus Manganitrophus morganii, the genomic window AACCTACCCCTTTCTCTGCATCCTCAAAAAACGCCTGGAGGGACACGGCCCGGAGGGATACGATTGAGGATCGTCTCACTCTTTATCCTCTTTCTTCTCTCCGCCGGAAATGCCCGGCCGAGCGATCTTTTTTTCTCCCCGGGGCGGATCGTCTGGTTGACTCTCTTCGTTTATCTCGCCGCTTCTCTCGCCTATCGGTGGACCCGGGCGCCGGTTCGGACCGCCGCGATGAAATGGGAGGGGGCGGCCCTCTCCCTGTTGTTGGTCAACGCCGTCGTTCAGCAGACCGGTGGCGTCCATTCCTACTTCCTCACCCTCTATCCCGTCGTCCTCCTGGTTGCCTCTTTCCAATTCAGCTTTTTTAGAAGTATGATCCTGGTCTCCGGCATCTTTTTTCTGGAGGGGGTGAGTTTATCGGTCGCCCCCCCGGCCAATCCCCTTTCCCAATGGATGGTCTTCTTTCCGCTTGCTTTGATCGTCATCCCGCTCACCGTAAAATGGGGGCTTCGTGCGTTCTACCGAGAGCGGGAGATGTTAATGAAGAAGCTGAAGAATAACAAGATGGAGGAGGCGGTGCCTCTTCCCGATATGAAGCAGCGGCCGGAATTGGCGCGTCTTTCGAAAGAAGAAGAAAAGGATGAGGCGCAGATGCTGGCGAAGCGGCTGGAGGGGCATCTGGAGCACCTTCTTGGCCTGATTCTGGCGAGCCGGATGCAGGCGCACCGCGCCGTTTTTCTTTCATACGATCGGGAGAGAGAGCTCCTCCGGGTCCGGGCGGCCCAGGGGCGACAAGCGCCGCTCGGCATCGATCTCCAAAGGACGATCCCCCTCGGCGAGGGAATTCTCGGCTGGATCGCGAAGGAGAGGAGAGCCGTTGCGATTGCCGATCTGCCGGATCAGAAGGAGCCGCTCGATTATGACGACGGATCGGTGATCCCGCATTCTCTTTTAGCCGTTCCGGTGCTCGATCAAGATCTTTTTGAAGGGCTTCTCTGTGTCGATAGCCTTGCCGACCATGCTTTCTCGAGCCAGGACGAGGAGGTGCTCCAGAGGGTGGCCCAGGAGATCGTGACGGTGCTGACTTATTACCGGGAGCAGCAGCGAATGAGCCAGCGGACGCGGGTCTACTCGGCCCTTCTGGAGATCAGCAAAAGTCTCGGCTCCCGGCTTGATCTCGATCATCGTCTGGAGATCACGGCCGATTCGGCGAAAGAGATCATCGATTACGACCGCTGCTTTATCTTCCTGGTCGAGCCGGGGGAGAGGCGGCTGACGGTGAAGGCGGTGAAGGGGTATGATCCGGCCGTCGTCGATTACACCTTCGCCCTCACGAACGGATTGCTCAGCATCATCGTGAAGAACCGCCAGGTGCTCCTCTTCTCTCAATTGCCTTCGCAGCGGGCGAAGCACAAGATTTTTCCCGACGGGTGTAAAATCAGCGTCGATTGCCAATCGTTCCTCGGGCTTCCGTTGATCATCGAAGACCGGGCGATGGGGGTGGTCCTCTTCCTCTCCGAGAAGGAGAACGCCTTCACCACCTATGATCGGCACGTTCTCTCGATTCTCTGCAATCATGTCGCGATCTCCATCGCCGAGGCGCAGGCCCACGCGCAGGTGGAGCGGTTGGCGATCACCGACGGCTTGACCGGCGTCTACAATCACCGCCGTTTCCAAGAGCGGCTCCAGGAGGAATTCGTCCGCAACGCGCGTCACCCCGAGCCCTTCTCGATTCTGATGATCGACATCGACTTTTTCAAAAAGATCAACGACACCTTCGGGCATCCGGCGGGGGACGCCGTCCTGAAGGTCATCGCCAAACTCCTGGCCAAAATGGTCCGGAAGCTCGACGTGGTCGCCCGCTACGGCGGCGAGGAGTTTGTGGTCCTGTTGCTGAAGACCGATTCGATGCAGGCGTGGCAAATGGCCGAGCGGATCCGCAAGGCGATCGAGTCGGCCCCGATCGATTGGCAGGGGCAGAAGATCGATGTCACCGTCAGCATCGGTGTTGCCTCTCAGCCGGCCGATGCCGCCCAGCGCGAAGAGCTCATCTCCTGCGCCGACAAGGCGCTCTATTCCTCAAAACGGGCGGGCCGAAACCGCTCGACCCTTTTCAAAGATCTGACCCAGGATATGTACGAGGTCGGCTAATTGGATAAAAGGGGCATCTTTTGCTCTGAATTTTTCAGAATACGTTTAAGAGAATTATAGAAGCAGGAAAGATGGATGACAGGAAGAATTTACCCCGTCGCCTTCTCTAGTGCCTTTTCCAGCGCCTCGATTTTGCCGGCGACCTTCGGGTCCAACTTCTTGATCGACACCTGGATCGATTCCATTTCCGATTGAAGGGGGGCGAGGTTTTTCTTCTGTGTTTCGGAGGCGAGGGAGACCGCTTTCGTGATCCGCTCTTTAGCCTTGCTGGCTTTGTTCTCCGCATCGCCGAAGTTTTTCCGCTTCACCTCATCGCCGGCGGCGCTTAAGAATTCGCGCGCTTCGGTCAGGTTCAGCCGGACGCGCATCATGGAGACCTCGGTTTCAAGGCCGCGGGTCTTGGAGAACATCTCCTCTTTCAGGGTCATGTAATTTTTCTTGACCTCGGTCGTCCCGGCGGCGCCGAGAAAGTAGCCGGCGCCGAAAGAGGCGGCGAGCAGGAGGAGCAAAAAGAGCGTTCTGAACATCGCTACGCCCCCTCCTTCTTCACGAGCCGTTCCTCCGTCTGGATGAGGAGCCGGGCGACGTTTCCCGCCGCGTAGGTCCGAACCGAGCTGTCAGGGTCTTTCAGGCTCTCCTTCAAGATCGGGATCGCCTCCCGTCCGCCGACCTCGCCGAGGGCCCGGACAACGGCGATGCGGACCCGCTGCGCTTCATCGCCGAGCGCTTTCTTCAACAACGGCATCGCTTCTTTACCGCCGACCTTCCGCAATGAGCCGACGGTAAAGTGGCGGACCGCGTAGTCGCTCTCGGCGAGGGCCGCTTCGTAGATCGGCATCGCCCGCTTTCCGAGGCGCTGGAGCCCCTCCGCCGCGGAGACCCGGACGATCGGGTCGGGATCGGTGACCGTTTTATCCAAGAGAGGGATCGCATTCGGATCGCCGAGCTTTCCGAGCGAGGTGGCCGCCGCGCCGCGAACCGCCGGGTCGGCGTCGGTGATCGCCTTGGCGAGCGGGGCAAAGCTCTCCGGGGCGACAATCTCTCCCATCGCTTCGGCTGCATACATCCGAAGGGTGGCATCCGGATCGGCCAGCATCTTCGTTAAAAGGGGGGCCGCCTCGCGCCGCTTGGTTCTCCCCAATGCCGCGGCCCCGGCCGATCGCGCCGGGCCTTCCAATTTCGGGACGATCTCCATGATCTGGGAGAAGGCCTTCTCGTCGCCGTTTCGGGTCAGGGCGGCGAGGGCGAAGAGCTTCACCGTCGGCTCGGTGTCGTCGATCAGCGTGGCGAGGATGTTGTTCATATCGACCCCGGCGGGGGCGCCGTTTTTGGACGCGGCCATATCGTCGAGCGATTTCACCACCGCCACCCGGACCATCCCGTCGGGATCTTTCCCCATGGCGAGGAGGAGCTTCAGCGCCTCCGGACCGCCGAGCTGGCCGAGCGATTCGACGGTGAAGAATCGGACGAACGGCGCGGAGTCTTTCAGCCCGGGAATGATCAGGGGAATTTGAGACCGATCTCCCATCTCACCGATCGCTTTCACGGCGGCGCTCCGAACGAAATAATTTTCGTGCGTCAGGGCGTTGTTGATGATCTCGACGGAAATGGCTTTGAGAAGAGCCGGCGCGATGTCGGGATGGTTCTTCTCTACCTGGTCGTATTCATTGAAGGCCCCCTCGATCTCCCCCTGGGCCATCGAGGCCAATACCTTGAGACGATGGGCCGGAAGGGAGGCCGGCTCTTTCTGGAGGACCGACTCGCTCAGGGCAACCGCTCGGCTGAAGTCTTTCTTTTGATAAGCCGCTTCCGCCTGGGCGATCTCCCGTTCCGAAGAACGGCTGCAGGCCAGCGGAAGCAGGCTGAGTCCGCAGACGATCCATAGGATGACCCGGTGTCTTTTTTTATTGCTCATTTCAATTCCTCTTGGTTTTTGATCCGCCCTCCGGGTTCCGACGGGTTTTTTAAGATAGATTATTTTCGCCTGACGAATGAGTAGAGAAGGGCGAGCGCCGGAAAAACAATCATCGTGCTGAGCACGATGCCCATGGGAGTGTTGAAACTGCGGACCAGATTACTATAAAGCAGCGTCATTGTCACGATAAATCCCGCAAGGACGGTTCGGTAGGCAAGTTTGTAGATCTTGGTCAGAATGGCGGTCAGATCTTCCGAGTTCATCCGGGTCCGAAACTGTCCGTTGCTGGCGAGCTCCAAGAAGTTTCGAAGAACCACCGGAAGCTCGATCAACGCAATCGCGATCTCTTTTCCCCTGGAGAAGATCTCGCCGACGAAATCGGGCGAGCCGACGAATTTCTTGGCGTACGGCTCGGCGATTTCGATGATGTTCAGGTCGGGATCGAGCTGCGAGCAGAGGCCGTTGAGCATCCCGGCGGTCCGTCCGACGAGGATGAAGTGATTCGGGACCTGAAGCGACGGGTAGACGTGGAAGAGGGTTTCGAGATCTTGCGCGATCTGCGTCAGGGTGATCCGTTTGAACGCGCGGGGGGAGATGTCGCGGTATCGGTCCATGAAGAAGCGGACCACGTTTTCGATGTCCTCCATCCGCTCGGTCCGGGCGATGAATCCAAGATCGAGGAGGGCACGGGCGATGCCGGTGATCTCCCGGTCGATGATCGCGATCATCATCTTCTCCATCCCGCGGTGGACGCCGGTGTCGATCTGCTGCATCAGGCCGAAATCGACGAAGACGAGCCGCGGCCCCGGCTGAACGAAGAGGTTCCCAGGATGAGGGTCGCCGTGGAAGAAGCGATGCTGCAAGATCTGCTTCATATACGATTCGACCAGGAGGGTGGCGACCGCCTTGGTGTCGATCCCGGCGCGGCGGATCTCCTCGGTCCGGCTGATTTTGATCCCCTCTACGAATTCGAGCGTGAGGATCCGTCCGGTGGTGTAATTCCAGAGGACCTTCGGGACGACGATGCGCGGATCGCTTGCGAAATTTTTATGAAACTGCTCCGCCTGCCGGGCCTCGACAAAATAGTCGAGCTCCTTATGGACGATCTTGGAGAACTCCGTATAGAGAATGTCGAAGCGGATATTGGTCATTACCTTCTGCAGGACCCAGACGATCCAGCGGATGGCGCGGAGATCGATCTCGACGATCT contains:
- a CDS encoding AarF/UbiB family protein → MTAKAASDPITDASSENREIPSGSPPIDIPPTPVGEQIYLRRRALRILWVAFRIFFSYFIYKLGSLYVPRMKAVEWKEALHRKNALRMQKAALTLKGLLIKVGQFMSARVDLLPDAYTQTLSLLQDQVPPAPYSTIRTRFIQEFGVPPETLFETFNEIPLASASLGQVHEATLREDGMRVAVKVQYPEIEQIVEIDLRAIRWIVWVLQKVMTNIRFDILYTEFSKIVHKELDYFVEARQAEQFHKNFASDPRIVVPKVLWNYTTGRILTLEFVEGIKISRTEEIRRAGIDTKAVATLLVESYMKQILQHRFFHGDPHPGNLFVQPGPRLVFVDFGLMQQIDTGVHRGMEKMMIAIIDREITGIARALLDLGFIARTERMEDIENVVRFFMDRYRDISPRAFKRITLTQIAQDLETLFHVYPSLQVPNHFILVGRTAGMLNGLCSQLDPDLNIIEIAEPYAKKFVGSPDFVGEIFSRGKEIAIALIELPVVLRNFLELASNGQFRTRMNSEDLTAILTKIYKLAYRTVLAGFIVTMTLLYSNLVRSFNTPMGIVLSTMIVFPALALLYSFVRRK
- a CDS encoding HEAT repeat domain-containing protein, with the protein product MSNKKRHRVILWIVCGLSLLPLACSRSSEREIAQAEAAYQKKDFSRAVALSESVLQKEPASLPAHRLKVLASMAQGEIEGAFNEYDQVEKNHPDIAPALLKAISVEIINNALTHENYFVRSAAVKAIGEMGDRSQIPLIIPGLKDSAPFVRFFTVESLGQLGGPEALKLLLAMGKDPDGMVRVAVVKSLDDMAASKNGAPAGVDMNNILATLIDDTEPTVKLFALAALTRNGDEKAFSQIMEIVPKLEGPARSAGAAALGRTKRREAAPLLTKMLADPDATLRMYAAEAMGEIVAPESFAPLAKAITDADPAVRGAAATSLGKLGDPNAIPLLDKTVTDPDPIVRVSAAEGLQRLGKRAMPIYEAALAESDYAVRHFTVGSLRKVGGKEAMPLLKKALGDEAQRVRIAVVRALGEVGGREAIPILKESLKDPDSSVRTYAAGNVARLLIQTEERLVKKEGA
- a CDS encoding diguanylate cyclase, translated to MRIVSLFILFLLSAGNARPSDLFFSPGRIVWLTLFVYLAASLAYRWTRAPVRTAAMKWEGAALSLLLVNAVVQQTGGVHSYFLTLYPVVLLVASFQFSFFRSMILVSGIFFLEGVSLSVAPPANPLSQWMVFFPLALIVIPLTVKWGLRAFYREREMLMKKLKNNKMEEAVPLPDMKQRPELARLSKEEEKDEAQMLAKRLEGHLEHLLGLILASRMQAHRAVFLSYDRERELLRVRAAQGRQAPLGIDLQRTIPLGEGILGWIAKERRAVAIADLPDQKEPLDYDDGSVIPHSLLAVPVLDQDLFEGLLCVDSLADHAFSSQDEEVLQRVAQEIVTVLTYYREQQRMSQRTRVYSALLEISKSLGSRLDLDHRLEITADSAKEIIDYDRCFIFLVEPGERRLTVKAVKGYDPAVVDYTFALTNGLLSIIVKNRQVLLFSQLPSQRAKHKIFPDGCKISVDCQSFLGLPLIIEDRAMGVVLFLSEKENAFTTYDRHVLSILCNHVAISIAEAQAHAQVERLAITDGLTGVYNHRRFQERLQEEFVRNARHPEPFSILMIDIDFFKKINDTFGHPAGDAVLKVIAKLLAKMVRKLDVVARYGGEEFVVLLLKTDSMQAWQMAERIRKAIESAPIDWQGQKIDVTVSIGVASQPADAAQREELISCADKALYSSKRAGRNRSTLFKDLTQDMYEVG